A single genomic interval of uncultured Pseudodesulfovibrio sp. harbors:
- a CDS encoding proline--tRNA ligase, protein MRLSRYYIPTLKEDPADAEVVSHKLLMRAGMIRKLTSGIYNYLPLGLRSINKVSKIVREEMDRAGAMEVLMPMVQPADLWRETGRWDFYGKELLRLNDRNGRDYCLGPTHEEVITDLVRGEIKSYKQLPVNLYQIQTKFRDEIRPRFGLMRGREFIMKDAYSFDKDEEGAEKSYFEMFEAYKATFSRIGLRFKPVQADSGQIGGDFSHEFMVLAETGEDTIASCKSCDFAANLEKAKVAAPTGDDMTGADCPALEEVATPGAHTVEEVCEFLGISADKLVKTLLFVIDEKPVAALVRGDREINDVKLRNIVGGNDIELADEETVKKLTNAPVGFAGPAGLDKDVPIYADHELLAATDWVAGANKGDTHVRHLSLGRDCKVEAFADLRVIEPTDVCPECGGEIEFTKGIEVGHVFKLGQKYSEKMEATFLDENGKAKPMVMGCYGIGVSRIVASAIEQNHDENGCCFPPSIAPFEVCLISLGGKDQAVADKAEELYSEIMGLGVDAAYDDRKERPGVKFAEADLIGYPMQLVLGGKGLKNGIVEAKDRKSGEKIELPLDGFAEAFAAWRKEIWAKWGLEA, encoded by the coding sequence ATGCGTCTTTCACGCTATTACATTCCCACTCTCAAGGAAGATCCGGCTGACGCCGAGGTTGTTTCCCACAAACTGCTGATGCGTGCGGGCATGATCCGCAAGCTGACCAGCGGCATCTACAATTACCTGCCGCTCGGTCTGCGTTCCATCAACAAGGTCTCCAAGATCGTGCGCGAGGAAATGGACCGCGCCGGTGCCATGGAAGTGCTCATGCCCATGGTGCAGCCCGCCGACCTCTGGCGCGAGACCGGACGTTGGGATTTCTACGGCAAGGAGCTTCTGCGCCTGAACGACCGCAACGGCCGTGACTACTGCCTCGGACCCACGCACGAAGAAGTCATCACCGACCTTGTGCGCGGAGAGATCAAGTCCTACAAGCAACTGCCAGTCAACCTGTACCAGATTCAGACCAAATTCCGCGATGAAATTCGTCCCCGCTTCGGCCTGATGCGCGGCCGCGAATTCATCATGAAGGATGCCTATTCCTTTGATAAGGACGAGGAAGGTGCAGAAAAGTCCTACTTTGAGATGTTCGAAGCATACAAGGCGACCTTTTCCCGCATCGGCCTGCGCTTCAAGCCGGTTCAGGCTGACTCCGGCCAGATCGGCGGTGATTTTTCCCACGAATTCATGGTGCTTGCCGAGACCGGTGAAGACACCATCGCGTCCTGCAAATCCTGCGATTTCGCCGCGAACCTTGAGAAAGCCAAGGTGGCCGCGCCCACCGGCGACGACATGACCGGGGCCGACTGTCCGGCCCTTGAGGAAGTCGCCACCCCCGGCGCGCACACCGTGGAAGAAGTCTGCGAATTTCTCGGCATCTCCGCTGACAAGCTCGTCAAGACACTTCTTTTTGTGATCGATGAAAAGCCTGTGGCTGCGCTTGTGCGCGGTGACCGTGAGATCAACGACGTCAAGCTCCGCAACATTGTCGGCGGCAACGATATCGAGCTGGCCGACGAAGAAACGGTCAAGAAGCTGACCAACGCGCCTGTCGGTTTTGCCGGTCCCGCCGGACTCGACAAGGATGTGCCCATCTACGCCGATCATGAGTTGCTCGCTGCGACCGACTGGGTTGCCGGGGCCAACAAGGGCGACACCCATGTTCGTCATCTTTCCCTTGGCCGTGACTGCAAGGTCGAGGCATTCGCCGACCTGCGTGTCATCGAGCCGACCGACGTCTGTCCGGAGTGCGGCGGCGAGATCGAGTTCACCAAGGGCATCGAGGTCGGCCATGTCTTCAAGCTGGGCCAGAAGTATTCCGAGAAGATGGAAGCCACGTTCCTCGACGAAAACGGCAAGGCCAAACCCATGGTCATGGGCTGTTACGGCATCGGCGTGTCCCGCATCGTTGCTTCCGCCATCGAGCAGAACCACGATGAGAACGGCTGTTGTTTCCCGCCGTCCATCGCTCCTTTCGAGGTCTGTCTCATTTCCCTCGGCGGCAAGGATCAGGCAGTGGCCGACAAGGCCGAGGAACTGTATTCCGAGATCATGGGACTCGGTGTGGACGCTGCGTACGACGACCGCAAAGAACGTCCCGGCGTCAAGTTCGCCGAAGCCGATCTCATCGGTTACCCCATGCAGCTCGTGCTGGGTGGCAAGGGACTCAAGAACGGTATCGTCGAAGCCAAGGACCGCAAGTCCGGCGAGAAGATCGAACTGCCGCTCGACGGTTTTGCTGAAGCCTTCGCTGCATGGCGCAAGGAAATCTGGGCCAAGTGGGGACTGGAAGCGTAA
- the xseA gene encoding exodeoxyribonuclease VII large subunit, whose translation MSAIFSVSELTRSVKNLLEAEFPFVWVRGQVTNLARPASGHLYFTLTDGDAALSVVWFRGAQASAKPVSQGGEKINPLTGEVEEETGGTALTGAALEDGMEVLCAGRLNVFEPRGQYQLVAELVQDQGVGDLSVAFEALKKKLAEKGYFDEDRKISLPRDPARVAVITSPSGAAIRDFLRIAKTRGTGSEIRIYPSLVQGDQAPEQIAAALDMVDADDWAEVAVLIRGGGSLEDLWAFNTEPVADAIYRARVPVVSGIGHEPDVSIADFVADKRVATPSHAAQELWPRRETLSQGLDVVDMAMRRAYTNWLHSKGAAFEHLRKGLAWLSPERKLERMTDHFSSLAVRLDNAGQDHFSDRHRDAQGYAQRLDRVFGPGRMDSAAREAASLAARMERAMTRCVETADNEFELASTTLRSLDPEAPLERGYSLVRVERTGAFLRDPKEVTSGDALDIRVKNGRVAAVVKSDSTDTQE comes from the coding sequence TTGTCCGCAATTTTTTCAGTCTCGGAACTCACCCGTTCAGTCAAGAACCTGCTTGAGGCGGAATTCCCGTTCGTATGGGTTCGCGGGCAGGTCACCAACCTTGCGCGGCCTGCGAGCGGGCACTTGTACTTTACGTTGACAGACGGCGATGCCGCGCTGTCCGTGGTCTGGTTTCGCGGGGCGCAGGCTTCGGCAAAACCGGTCAGTCAGGGCGGCGAGAAGATCAATCCGCTGACGGGTGAGGTCGAGGAAGAAACGGGCGGCACTGCGCTGACCGGGGCGGCCCTTGAGGACGGCATGGAAGTGCTGTGCGCCGGACGGCTGAACGTGTTTGAGCCGCGCGGGCAGTACCAGCTTGTGGCCGAACTGGTGCAGGATCAGGGCGTGGGCGACCTTTCCGTGGCGTTCGAGGCGCTCAAGAAGAAGCTTGCTGAAAAGGGATATTTCGACGAGGACCGCAAGATTTCACTGCCGCGTGACCCCGCGCGGGTGGCGGTGATTACCTCGCCATCGGGCGCGGCGATCAGGGATTTTCTGCGAATTGCGAAAACTCGTGGCACCGGGTCGGAGATTCGGATTTATCCGTCGCTGGTGCAGGGCGATCAGGCTCCGGAACAGATCGCGGCGGCGCTGGATATGGTGGACGCTGACGACTGGGCAGAGGTTGCGGTGCTCATTCGCGGCGGCGGGTCGCTTGAGGACTTGTGGGCGTTCAATACCGAGCCCGTGGCGGATGCGATTTACCGGGCGCGGGTTCCGGTGGTGTCCGGCATCGGGCATGAACCGGACGTGTCCATCGCCGATTTCGTGGCTGACAAGCGGGTTGCCACGCCGAGTCATGCGGCACAGGAACTGTGGCCCCGGCGCGAGACGCTTTCCCAAGGGCTGGATGTCGTTGATATGGCCATGCGGCGGGCGTATACGAACTGGCTGCATAGCAAGGGCGCGGCATTCGAGCATTTGAGAAAAGGGCTTGCGTGGCTGTCTCCGGAGCGCAAGCTGGAGCGGATGACGGATCATTTTTCTTCCCTTGCCGTTCGGCTCGATAACGCTGGGCAGGATCATTTCTCTGATCGGCATCGCGATGCACAAGGGTATGCACAACGGCTTGACCGGGTGTTTGGTCCGGGGCGGATGGACAGTGCCGCGCGGGAGGCTGCTTCGCTGGCCGCACGCATGGAACGGGCCATGACGCGGTGTGTCGAGACTGCGGATAATGAATTTGAACTGGCATCGACGACGTTGCGCTCCCTTGATCCCGAGGCTCCGCTTGAGCGCGGATATTCGTTGGTGCGGGTTGAGCGCACAGGCGCGTTCCTTCGTGACCCGAAAGAGGTGACGTCAGGCGATGCTCTTGATATCAGGGTGAAGAACGGCCGGGTCGCCGCCGTCGTGAAAAGTGATTCCACAGACACTCAGGAGTGA
- the ispG gene encoding flavodoxin-dependent (E)-4-hydroxy-3-methylbut-2-enyl-diphosphate synthase, giving the protein MQRKHTRTVDIGGVGIGGDNPVRVQSMCNTDTRDVLSTVTQINSLAEAGCEIVRLAVPDDAAAAKLKEIREQSPVPLIADIHFDHRLALSALEAGIEGLRINPGNIGDESKVDTVVRAAMEHGAPIRIGVNGGSLEKDLLRRFGGPTPEAMVESGLRHVSMLEKRGFHDIKISLKTSSVLNTVAAYRLMSGKVDYPLHIGITEAGTLVRGAVKSAVGLGILLSEGIGDTMRVSLTHDPVAEIGVAYEILRSLGLRERGPEIISCPTCGRTEINLIDLAEKVEEALRGVEEVFTVAVMGCVVNGPGEAKEADIGIAGGRGLGIIFKKGEVVRKVKGDENLLPEFMKEIEAFLRERRS; this is encoded by the coding sequence ATGCAACGGAAACATACACGAACCGTGGACATAGGCGGAGTGGGCATCGGTGGCGACAATCCGGTGCGCGTCCAGTCCATGTGCAATACCGATACCCGCGATGTCCTGAGCACGGTCACACAAATCAATTCTCTGGCTGAAGCCGGGTGCGAGATTGTGCGCCTTGCCGTGCCTGATGATGCGGCGGCCGCAAAGCTGAAGGAAATTCGGGAGCAGTCCCCTGTCCCGCTTATCGCGGATATCCATTTCGATCACAGGCTGGCGCTTTCCGCTCTTGAGGCCGGAATCGAGGGGTTGCGTATCAATCCCGGCAATATCGGTGACGAGAGCAAGGTGGACACCGTGGTGCGTGCCGCCATGGAGCATGGTGCGCCCATCCGTATCGGCGTTAACGGCGGGTCGCTGGAAAAAGATCTGCTGCGCCGGTTCGGCGGCCCCACGCCCGAGGCCATGGTCGAATCCGGCCTGCGCCATGTGTCCATGCTCGAAAAGCGCGGCTTTCACGATATCAAGATTTCGCTCAAGACGTCATCGGTCCTGAATACAGTGGCGGCTTACCGGCTCATGTCCGGGAAGGTGGATTATCCGCTGCATATCGGCATCACCGAAGCCGGGACGCTCGTGCGTGGCGCGGTCAAGTCGGCGGTCGGTCTCGGCATCCTGCTTTCAGAGGGCATCGGCGACACCATGCGTGTCTCGCTGACCCACGATCCCGTGGCCGAGATCGGCGTGGCCTATGAAATCCTGCGTTCTCTGGGCTTGCGTGAACGCGGCCCCGAGATTATATCCTGCCCCACCTGCGGACGGACCGAGATCAACCTGATCGATCTGGCGGAGAAGGTCGAGGAGGCGTTGCGGGGTGTCGAGGAAGTGTTCACTGTCGCGGTCATGGGCTGTGTGGTCAACGGTCCCGGCGAAGCGAAAGAGGCGGACATCGGTATTGCCGGAGGTCGCGGTCTCGGCATAATTTTCAAGAAGGGCGAAGTCGTTCGCAAGGTCAAGGGCGACGAGAATCTGCTGCCCGAATTCATGAAGGAAATCGAAGCGTTTTTACGCGAAAGGAGATCATAA
- a CDS encoding farnesyl diphosphate synthase, which yields MTVKQKLAERAAGVEGYLETCLHDRGIPARLLASMEYSLLAGGKRLRPVLTLSWARMLGGDAEAVMSFAASLECIHTYSLIHDDLPAMDDDDLRRGKPSNHKQFDEATAILAGDGLLTEAFGLMSAASIVKGLPADRVLRAIAVLAAAAGSGGMVGGQAVDMEFTGRDNVPLEELREMHAMKTGALITAACECGAILAGAKETDIENAREFGRAVGVAFQIVDDVLDVVSDTETLGKPAGSDEEMGKSTYPSLIGLDRSRELAGEYVDSAVERLAAYEGDEKDFLSALARYIVDRVS from the coding sequence ATGACGGTTAAGCAGAAACTGGCCGAGCGTGCTGCCGGAGTGGAAGGGTATCTCGAAACGTGTCTGCATGACCGGGGAATTCCGGCCCGGTTGCTGGCTTCCATGGAATATTCACTGCTTGCGGGCGGGAAGCGGCTTCGGCCCGTGCTGACGCTGTCCTGGGCCCGGATGCTGGGCGGGGACGCAGAGGCGGTCATGTCGTTCGCAGCCAGCCTTGAGTGTATTCACACGTATTCGCTTATTCATGATGATCTTCCGGCCATGGATGATGACGATCTGCGACGCGGCAAGCCTTCCAATCACAAGCAATTTGATGAAGCGACTGCCATTCTCGCGGGGGATGGGTTGCTGACCGAAGCCTTCGGGCTGATGAGCGCCGCATCCATCGTGAAAGGGCTTCCGGCGGACCGGGTGCTGCGGGCAATCGCCGTACTGGCTGCCGCCGCAGGCAGCGGCGGAATGGTCGGCGGTCAGGCCGTGGACATGGAATTTACCGGACGCGACAATGTTCCGCTTGAGGAACTGCGCGAGATGCACGCCATGAAAACGGGCGCGCTGATTACCGCGGCCTGTGAGTGCGGGGCCATTCTGGCTGGCGCGAAAGAGACGGACATTGAAAATGCCCGCGAATTCGGTCGGGCCGTTGGCGTGGCGTTTCAGATAGTTGACGACGTGCTTGACGTGGTCAGCGATACCGAAACCCTCGGTAAGCCCGCGGGAAGTGACGAGGAAATGGGAAAATCCACCTATCCGTCACTTATCGGTCTGGATAGGAGCCGGGAGCTTGCCGGGGAATATGTGGACAGTGCCGTGGAGCGGCTGGCTGCTTACGAAGGCGACGAAAAGGACTTTTTGTCAGCTCTTGCCCGGTACATAGTGGACAGGGTTTCATGA
- the xseB gene encoding exodeoxyribonuclease VII small subunit produces the protein MGKETFEDRLERLKSIVERLERGELPLEEGVTLYKEGVKLVQTCGKQLDSARHEVKIVSEGLVREFEHLESLGAEDSNDG, from the coding sequence ATGGGCAAGGAAACATTTGAAGATCGTCTTGAGCGGTTGAAGAGTATCGTCGAACGTCTTGAGCGCGGAGAACTTCCGCTTGAGGAAGGCGTGACACTGTACAAGGAAGGCGTCAAGCTCGTGCAGACGTGCGGCAAACAGCTGGACAGTGCCCGCCATGAAGTCAAGATAGTGAGCGAAGGACTGGTCAGGGAATTCGAGCATCTGGAAAGTCTCGGTGCGGAGGATTCCAATGACGGTTAA
- the dxs gene encoding 1-deoxy-D-xylulose-5-phosphate synthase — MNESPTILSRIKKPADIKLLSIDELEVLAQELRDTIIEEVSGHGGHLAPSLGVIELTLALFKSFDMEEDKLVWDVGHQAYAHKLLTGRADRFHTLRQKDGISGFPRISESPYDHFGVGHSSTSISAALGMAMARDLKGEDNEVIAVIGDGSLTAGMAFEGLNQAGDLGRKMVVVLNDNEMSISRNVGALSQFLSRKMTTPFLQRLKSDVEGLLGTIPKIGDDLAGYAKRYGDSVKSFFTPGMLFEAFHFTYVGPIDGHNTAQMIKVFDEIKQLDKPALVHVMTTKGKGYEPAESDPTHFHGVGKFIPETGLARKFSGSGLPSYTSIFGSTLCNLAERDETIMAITAAMPEGTGTECFRKNFPERFVDVGICEQHAVTFAAGLATQGYKPAVAIYSTFLQRAYDQVVHDVCLQNLNVNFFLDRGGLVGEDGATHHGVFDFSYLRHIPNLVCMAPKDEAELAQMMATAFAYDGPCAMRYPRGTGVGAKVSKTPRKIAIGKGELVREGKDAVIITLGSRVYPALEAAMDLEKEGMDVAVFNTRFIKPLPKKQLLELAADFQKILFVEENALAGGFGSAVLEMFVEEEVLNGHDIKLLGVPDEFIEHGTQTELRAMLGIDSTGMKKVLKEMLN; from the coding sequence ATGAATGAGTCGCCCACCATACTGTCGCGAATAAAGAAACCTGCTGACATCAAGCTGCTGTCCATTGACGAGCTTGAGGTTTTGGCGCAGGAGCTTCGCGATACAATCATTGAAGAAGTGTCCGGTCATGGCGGCCACCTCGCTCCGTCGCTCGGTGTGATCGAGTTGACGCTGGCCCTATTCAAGTCTTTTGACATGGAAGAGGACAAGCTCGTCTGGGACGTCGGGCATCAGGCCTACGCCCACAAACTGCTCACCGGGCGGGCCGACAGATTTCATACGTTGCGCCAGAAAGACGGCATCAGCGGTTTTCCGCGCATTTCCGAATCTCCGTATGACCACTTCGGCGTGGGGCATTCCTCCACTTCCATTTCCGCTGCGCTGGGCATGGCCATGGCGCGTGATCTCAAGGGCGAGGACAATGAAGTCATCGCGGTCATCGGCGATGGCTCGCTGACCGCAGGCATGGCGTTCGAGGGGCTGAATCAGGCGGGTGACCTCGGCCGCAAGATGGTGGTCGTGCTCAACGACAATGAAATGTCCATTTCCCGCAATGTGGGCGCGCTTTCCCAGTTCCTCAGCCGCAAGATGACCACGCCGTTTTTGCAGCGCCTGAAAAGTGATGTTGAAGGACTCCTCGGCACCATCCCGAAGATCGGTGACGATCTGGCCGGATATGCCAAGCGCTACGGTGATTCCGTGAAGAGCTTTTTCACGCCCGGTATGCTGTTTGAAGCCTTTCATTTCACCTACGTCGGTCCCATTGACGGGCATAACACCGCGCAGATGATCAAGGTTTTCGATGAAATAAAGCAGCTCGACAAACCCGCTCTCGTTCACGTCATGACGACCAAGGGCAAAGGTTACGAGCCTGCCGAGTCCGACCCGACCCACTTTCACGGTGTGGGCAAGTTCATTCCCGAGACCGGCCTTGCCCGCAAGTTTTCCGGTTCCGGCCTGCCGTCCTATACGTCCATTTTTGGTTCCACTCTCTGCAATCTGGCCGAGCGTGACGAAACCATCATGGCTATTACCGCCGCCATGCCCGAAGGGACCGGCACGGAATGCTTCCGCAAGAATTTCCCCGAGCGTTTTGTTGATGTCGGTATCTGCGAACAGCACGCCGTCACCTTTGCCGCCGGACTGGCCACGCAGGGATACAAACCCGCTGTGGCAATTTATTCCACCTTCCTGCAACGCGCATACGATCAGGTGGTCCATGATGTCTGCCTGCAAAATCTCAATGTGAATTTCTTCCTGGATCGCGGCGGACTGGTCGGCGAGGACGGAGCCACCCATCACGGTGTCTTCGATTTCAGCTACCTGCGCCATATTCCGAACCTTGTCTGCATGGCTCCCAAGGATGAGGCCGAACTCGCGCAGATGATGGCCACTGCTTTTGCTTACGACGGTCCGTGCGCCATGCGGTATCCGCGCGGTACGGGCGTCGGGGCCAAGGTGTCCAAGACGCCTCGAAAGATCGCCATAGGCAAGGGCGAACTTGTCCGTGAAGGCAAGGACGCCGTCATCATTACCCTTGGTTCCCGCGTCTACCCGGCCCTTGAGGCTGCCATGGATTTGGAAAAGGAAGGGATGGACGTGGCGGTTTTCAACACCCGATTTATCAAGCCGCTACCGAAAAAACAGCTTCTTGAACTGGCTGCCGATTTCCAAAAGATACTGTTTGTCGAGGAAAATGCTCTCGCGGGCGGGTTCGGTTCTGCTGTTCTTGAGATGTTTGTCGAGGAAGAGGTGCTGAACGGGCATGACATCAAACTGCTTGGTGTTCCGGATGAATTCATCGAACATGGTACGCAGACAGAATTGCGAGCCATGTTGGGGATTGATTCCACCGGCATGAAGAAGGTCTTGAAGGAAATGCTGAATTAA
- a CDS encoding M23 family metallopeptidase, translated as MFRLMKFHVALQLLCLFLLSFPVAAATSEMVEIATPHEVGVGKAFFARITSWYPLEDLTVSWNGKTVKPSVKEDKGKYSADVLLGIGLRQETGVYHLGVSASVWGHVRQFGTSVKVVETEFQKETLTVEPKMVIPPEEVLERIKQERAVILEALNIVSPRQRWEFPFSRPVKGKMLSRFGLYRTFNGHTKGRHTGLDFRAWLGTPIHSMASGAVVLVGNFYYGGNCAFIDHGNGFISMYAHMSKVFVKQGDEVASGQKVGLSGATGRVTGAHLHLATFVLGKVVDPEPFFDGQLRLNE; from the coding sequence TTGTTTCGTTTGATGAAATTTCATGTTGCTCTCCAGTTGCTTTGCCTTTTCCTGCTGTCTTTTCCGGTTGCCGCGGCTACATCCGAAATGGTGGAAATTGCGACTCCTCATGAGGTTGGAGTCGGAAAGGCCTTTTTTGCCCGCATCACTTCCTGGTATCCGTTGGAAGACCTGACTGTTTCGTGGAACGGCAAAACCGTGAAGCCGTCCGTGAAGGAAGACAAGGGGAAATACAGCGCGGATGTCCTGCTCGGAATCGGGCTGCGGCAGGAAACCGGCGTGTATCATCTTGGCGTGAGCGCCAGTGTATGGGGGCATGTGCGGCAATTCGGCACGTCCGTCAAAGTGGTCGAGACGGAGTTCCAGAAGGAAACACTGACTGTCGAGCCGAAGATGGTGATTCCTCCCGAAGAAGTGCTGGAACGCATCAAGCAGGAGCGGGCAGTTATTCTTGAGGCCTTGAATATCGTTTCTCCCCGGCAGCGTTGGGAATTCCCTTTTTCCCGGCCTGTCAAAGGCAAGATGCTGAGCCGATTCGGTCTGTACCGGACCTTCAACGGTCATACCAAGGGACGGCATACCGGCCTTGATTTTCGCGCATGGCTGGGCACGCCGATTCATTCCATGGCATCCGGTGCTGTTGTCCTCGTGGGGAACTTCTACTATGGTGGAAATTGTGCCTTCATTGACCATGGCAACGGCTTTATCTCCATGTATGCCCACATGTCCAAGGTGTTCGTGAAGCAAGGAGATGAAGTGGCTTCCGGGCAGAAGGTCGGCCTGTCAGGTGCGACCGGGCGAGTGACTGGAGCGCATCTGCACCTCGCTACGTTCGTACTGGGAAAGGTTGTGGATCCGGAGCCGTTTTTCGATGGTCAGCTAAGATTGAATGAATAA
- a CDS encoding M23 family metallopeptidase, whose amino-acid sequence MKRFLLLIFLVTALTLPMVPVSVPAQGFGLEEGDDVGFVLPGDAEAAEAEAAIKPSSGTALVLAAPSRVGEGQPFLVRLTSDQPLDSVSVHWLGKEVIPSISVWNNRHVALAMLGTDVLNAKMGKDELTVIASIDGKENTFRRTVQITSVDYPKQELTLPKKMVTPPTEVYDRIKADRAEVAKALALVTPQRNWHLPFERPVTGKVTSLYGLRRILNGKPKNPHRGLDFRSPMGNPVKCTADGTVVLVGDHYYAGNSVYVDHGNGVVSMYFHLSKPIVKVGDKVQRGQAVGLSGMSGRATGPHLHFSVAVLGKLVDPEPLFKNSADALLK is encoded by the coding sequence ATGAAACGGTTTTTGTTGTTGATATTTCTGGTCACGGCCCTGACCTTGCCAATGGTTCCGGTCTCGGTCCCGGCGCAGGGATTCGGGCTTGAAGAAGGCGACGACGTCGGGTTTGTCCTGCCCGGTGATGCCGAGGCGGCTGAAGCCGAAGCCGCAATAAAGCCGTCTTCCGGCACCGCGCTGGTGCTTGCTGCGCCATCCCGCGTTGGCGAAGGACAGCCGTTTCTCGTTCGTCTGACTTCGGACCAGCCGCTTGATTCCGTGTCCGTTCACTGGCTGGGCAAAGAGGTCATACCGTCCATCTCGGTCTGGAATAACCGGCATGTGGCGCTTGCCATGCTCGGAACCGACGTGCTCAACGCGAAAATGGGCAAGGATGAGCTGACGGTGATTGCCTCCATCGACGGCAAGGAAAACACATTTCGCCGTACCGTACAGATCACATCGGTGGATTATCCGAAGCAGGAACTGACCCTGCCGAAAAAGATGGTGACCCCGCCGACAGAGGTCTATGACCGTATCAAGGCGGATCGTGCCGAGGTTGCCAAGGCGTTGGCTCTGGTTACGCCACAGCGCAACTGGCACCTGCCTTTCGAACGTCCGGTCACGGGCAAGGTCACCAGCCTGTATGGCCTGAGGCGTATCCTCAACGGCAAGCCCAAGAACCCGCATCGCGGTCTGGATTTTCGCTCTCCCATGGGCAATCCGGTCAAATGCACGGCCGACGGTACGGTTGTCCTCGTGGGCGATCATTACTACGCGGGCAATTCCGTGTACGTGGATCATGGGAACGGCGTGGTCTCGATGTATTTCCATCTGTCCAAGCCCATAGTGAAGGTGGGGGACAAGGTGCAGCGCGGGCAGGCTGTCGGTCTTTCCGGCATGTCAGGGCGCGCGACCGGGCCGCACCTGCATTTTTCCGTGGCCGTACTCGGCAAGCTCGTTGACCCTGAGCCACTGTTCAAGAACAGTGCGGATGCGTTGCTGAAATAG
- a CDS encoding LysE family translocator, with amino-acid sequence MTVESAVALIVATFIFASIPGPGIAAMVVQAVARGFKTGAGFALGLVCGDFVYLLLALLGMGWIAPKIGPWFMVLKWAGAAYLVYIGVKYWIAKPPAELDAVTVKPQSVARTYLGGLCVSLGNPKVIAFYCGFLPGFVNIPELSGTDIIMVISMMLPTVLVVLLTYAWFASRGRRLMHSEKAWKIGSRTAGTAMIGAGMAVVAE; translated from the coding sequence ATGACCGTCGAAAGCGCTGTGGCGTTGATTGTCGCCACTTTCATATTCGCCTCGATTCCCGGACCGGGGATCGCGGCCATGGTTGTACAGGCCGTGGCGCGAGGGTTCAAGACCGGTGCCGGGTTTGCGCTGGGGCTGGTCTGCGGCGATTTCGTGTATCTGCTTCTGGCCCTGCTGGGCATGGGGTGGATCGCTCCGAAGATCGGTCCGTGGTTCATGGTCCTCAAATGGGCCGGGGCCGCGTACCTTGTCTACATCGGCGTGAAATACTGGATTGCCAAGCCGCCCGCTGAACTGGATGCGGTCACGGTGAAGCCGCAGAGCGTGGCCCGCACGTATCTGGGCGGTCTGTGCGTTTCCCTCGGCAACCCCAAGGTGATTGCTTTTTACTGCGGTTTCCTACCCGGCTTCGTGAATATCCCCGAACTGTCGGGTACGGATATCATCATGGTCATTTCCATGATGCTGCCCACGGTACTCGTCGTGCTGCTCACCTACGCATGGTTCGCGTCCAGAGGTCGACGTCTCATGCATTCGGAGAAGGCATGGAAAATTGGTTCCCGGACCGCAGGCACCGCCATGATCGGAGCCGGAATGGCCGTGGTTGCGGAATAA
- a CDS encoding VC0807 family protein, whose protein sequence is MAHFPVNRMLVGAVAPVVLYYVCRRLGFAFEGAVAASLWSMGVLGWHYVRERCFDGFSGIAAAYAVSELVGLIVTHDPDWYLLSPIFSDCVMGAVFILSLLLPRSLIQVLAEQSHGEAIGTPQDSVLWFRLSLLWGGAYVGKGMLALAILKFSTVEAYLTAGAVFGWPLVAGLIAFSVWYPRKYFAMKTVNDN, encoded by the coding sequence GTGGCTCATTTCCCTGTGAACAGGATGCTCGTCGGGGCCGTGGCTCCAGTCGTTCTGTATTATGTCTGCCGGAGGCTCGGGTTTGCTTTTGAGGGGGCTGTCGCGGCCTCGCTCTGGAGTATGGGCGTTCTCGGGTGGCACTATGTTCGGGAGCGTTGTTTTGACGGGTTTTCCGGCATTGCTGCCGCCTATGCCGTTTCAGAGCTGGTCGGACTCATTGTGACTCACGATCCGGATTGGTATTTACTGTCTCCCATCTTTTCCGATTGTGTGATGGGAGCGGTTTTTATCCTGTCGCTGCTTTTGCCCCGATCATTGATACAGGTGCTGGCTGAACAGTCACATGGTGAAGCGATCGGAACGCCGCAAGACAGTGTTTTGTGGTTCAGGCTCAGCCTGCTTTGGGGTGGGGCGTATGTGGGCAAAGGGATGCTGGCCTTGGCAATCCTCAAGTTTTCGACGGTCGAGGCGTATTTGACCGCAGGAGCGGTATTCGGTTGGCCGCTTGTCGCTGGATTGATCGCTTTCAGTGTCTGGTATCCCCGAAAATACTTCGCCATGAAGACAGTGAATGACAATTGA